From Paraburkholderia fungorum, the proteins below share one genomic window:
- a CDS encoding FadR/GntR family transcriptional regulator yields MNERRTTGLPEKIYGDILNRILEGEYKEGERLPTEHALAERFATSRPTVREALARLRADGIIMTRHGSGTTVARRPDPDVRRFAPLETLSDIRRCYEFRMVTEAGAAGQAALKADSDDIAAIQHAWHELEQIIETQGIGTKDDFMFHLAVARASKNPFFITMMSFIEEQILFSMNLSRNLSLVKTVERQRLVQAEHWAVLDAIRRGDAPAASAAMRTHLENALERMFGS; encoded by the coding sequence ATGAACGAGCGCAGAACCACGGGCCTGCCCGAGAAGATTTACGGCGACATCCTCAATCGCATTCTCGAAGGCGAGTACAAGGAGGGCGAGCGACTGCCGACCGAGCACGCGCTGGCCGAGCGTTTTGCGACGTCGCGGCCCACTGTGCGGGAAGCGTTGGCGCGTCTGCGGGCGGACGGCATCATCATGACGCGCCACGGTTCGGGCACGACCGTCGCGCGCCGGCCCGACCCTGACGTGCGCCGCTTCGCGCCGCTGGAGACGCTGTCGGATATTCGTCGTTGCTACGAATTCCGCATGGTGACCGAGGCGGGCGCGGCGGGGCAGGCCGCGCTCAAAGCCGATTCCGACGACATCGCCGCGATCCAGCACGCGTGGCACGAGCTTGAGCAGATCATCGAAACGCAAGGCATCGGCACGAAGGACGACTTCATGTTCCACCTCGCGGTGGCGCGCGCGTCGAAGAATCCGTTCTTCATCACGATGATGTCGTTTATCGAAGAGCAGATTCTCTTCAGCATGAATTTGTCGCGCAACCTGTCGCTGGTCAAGACGGTGGAGCGGCAGCGGCTCGTTCAGGCCGAGCATTGGGCGGTGCTCGACGCGATCCGTCGCGGGGATGCGCCGGCAGCTTCGGCGGCGATGCGGACGCACCTGGAAAATGCGCTTGAACGTATGTTCGGCTCGTGA
- a CDS encoding efflux RND transporter periplasmic adaptor subunit, which translates to MPCPASSLRSRVVSFLILGLSLTAAACGDKQDTPAAIPPVPVTVVTVVASSIADVVELPGRIEAVRSAEIRARVDGIVERRLYQEGTDLPAGTPLFQIDPRDYRAQLQQAQAALTRAKAVSDNAASVVARFQPLVGRHAVSAQEYDAALATMQQAQASVADANAAVTLAKLRLDRCTVTTPIAGRVGRAQVTEGALVSAGAATLLTEVNQLTPINAVFTQSNTALLDVEQQIQSGARQAVDMKHVKVQLVLANGQIYDEFGYLDFADLVVDPSTGTQTVRARFANPSRTLLPGQFVRGRIITTGNHQGIRIPERAVQLDGGVASVSLVAEDGTVVHRNIDLGEQGEAQWAVRDGLKPGERVIVDGWQKVQPGQRVEARPAPTPGAATAPATAPAPASAAS; encoded by the coding sequence TTGCCCTGCCCTGCATCCAGCCTGCGTAGTCGTGTCGTTTCGTTTCTGATCCTCGGCTTGTCGCTTACGGCCGCCGCATGCGGTGACAAGCAGGACACACCCGCGGCCATACCGCCGGTTCCTGTCACGGTCGTGACCGTCGTGGCCTCATCGATTGCCGATGTCGTCGAGTTGCCTGGCCGGATCGAAGCGGTCCGTTCGGCGGAGATCCGGGCTCGCGTCGACGGAATTGTCGAGCGCAGGCTGTATCAGGAAGGCACCGACCTGCCGGCGGGCACGCCCTTATTTCAGATCGATCCTCGCGACTATCGCGCGCAGTTGCAGCAGGCCCAGGCCGCGCTGACGCGCGCCAAAGCCGTCAGCGACAACGCGGCGTCAGTGGTGGCGCGCTTCCAGCCGCTGGTCGGTCGCCATGCGGTCAGCGCGCAGGAATACGACGCGGCGCTTGCGACCATGCAGCAGGCGCAGGCGAGCGTCGCCGATGCCAATGCGGCGGTCACACTGGCCAAATTGCGGCTCGACCGCTGCACGGTCACCACGCCGATTGCCGGCCGCGTGGGCCGCGCGCAAGTCACCGAGGGCGCGCTCGTCAGCGCGGGCGCGGCAACACTTCTGACCGAGGTCAACCAGCTCACGCCGATCAACGCGGTGTTCACGCAGTCCAACACTGCCCTGCTCGACGTCGAGCAGCAGATCCAGTCCGGCGCGCGTCAGGCCGTCGACATGAAGCACGTCAAGGTGCAGCTCGTGCTCGCCAACGGTCAGATCTATGACGAATTCGGCTATCTGGATTTCGCCGACCTGGTCGTCGATCCCTCTACCGGCACGCAGACTGTGCGGGCCCGCTTCGCCAATCCGTCGCGCACGCTGCTGCCAGGCCAGTTCGTCCGGGGACGCATCATCACGACGGGCAATCATCAGGGCATTCGCATCCCCGAACGCGCGGTGCAGCTGGACGGCGGCGTGGCCAGCGTCTCGCTGGTCGCGGAAGACGGCACGGTCGTTCATCGCAACATCGATCTCGGCGAACAGGGCGAAGCACAGTGGGCCGTCCGCGATGGTTTGAAGCCAGGCGAGCGCGTGATCGTCGACGGGTGGCAGAAGGTCCAGCCAGGCCAGCGTGTCGAGGCGCGCCCCGCGCCGACGCCTGGAGCGGCCACGGCGCCAGCCACGGCCCCGGCTCCCGCTTCTGCCGCCAGCTGA
- a CDS encoding universal stress protein: protein MYTRILVAVDGSNTSRRAFDAALDLAKSNNAVLQPFYVVENTPMYFEAPGYDPSVLRNRLIEQGKELGAEFAKAMIEQGVKGELAVGEASSLDDVSAVVLNAATDFKADLLVMGTHGRRGFQRLILGSVAERCVRQATLPVLLIPAAATQPQSPSEPKA, encoded by the coding sequence ATGTACACACGCATTCTTGTAGCGGTCGACGGCAGCAATACCTCACGGCGCGCATTCGACGCGGCGCTCGATCTCGCGAAGTCCAACAACGCTGTACTCCAGCCGTTCTATGTCGTCGAAAACACGCCGATGTATTTTGAAGCGCCGGGCTACGATCCGTCCGTGCTGCGCAACCGTCTGATCGAACAAGGCAAGGAGTTGGGCGCGGAGTTCGCGAAAGCCATGATCGAGCAAGGCGTGAAAGGCGAACTCGCGGTTGGCGAAGCGTCGTCGCTCGACGACGTGTCGGCGGTCGTGCTCAATGCAGCGACCGACTTCAAGGCCGACTTGCTGGTAATGGGCACGCATGGCCGGCGCGGCTTTCAGCGCCTGATTCTCGGCAGCGTCGCCGAACGTTGCGTGCGCCAGGCGACTCTGCCCGTGCTGCTGATTCCTGCTGCCGCGACTCAGCCGCAGTCGCCGAGCGAGCCTAAAGCGTAG
- a CDS encoding multidrug efflux RND transporter permease subunit, which translates to MNRFFVSRPVFAWVIALFTVLFGGIAVLLLPVEQYPDVAPPSLNISAVFSGADARTLERSVTSIIEDEMNGIENFLYMSSISRSNGTAQITVVLKPGTNLDIARTQVQDRLSRVEPRLPLEVRQLGVTVTKASTGFLMLLALQTTDGATNAVAMGNFASNNIVNELRRIDGVGDVQLFGSSYAMRIWLDQRKLTGFGLSASEVLSAVQEQNSQTAGGGLGDQPNAAGSEFTAQIVTQSRFSTPEQFREIIVRANPDGSTVRLGDVARVELGNDSYGNRLTVNGKESAGIAIQLASGANALAVANAVRARMTQLQPTFPRGVVWTVPFDTTPFINTSVHSVIRTMIEALLLVTVVVFLFLQDWRATLIPTLVVPVALIGTCAGLYLFGLSINILSLFGMVVAIGILNDDAIVVVENVARIMREEGLSAPRATVKAVGQITGPVIASTLVLVAVFIPMAFFPGSVGGIYRQFSVTLAVSIILSTVLALTLGAALCAALLRNETADRAAPKNLASRMLHRVFDGFNHGLGASTDRYIRGVDSMLKRPLRWLLVFVVACVITGFLFVRLPGGFLPTEDQGHIFITYTGAPGSTEERTRQAVDQVEAFLRTQPQVRNVASVTGFSFFGQGQSAALSFVDLTPWGERTGEDNSASALVRRVNGAVRQIPEAIIFALDPPPIPSLGTATGFTMKIQDRSGVGGDALQLAARRIMIEASQSSILAGVRPEGMPEAPQLYVEIDRVKARALGLQIGQVNQALALSFGSNYVNDFVFEGNVLRVFIQADAAQRMRAEDVSALRLRNNRGEMVPFSAFSRIRWISGPQQLERYNGFPSATLSGQAAPGRSSGAAIAEMERIASHILTGNLTYEWTGTALEEKQAGGQIGLLLGLSLVVVFLLLAALYESWAIPAAVLLIIPFGVIGAVLLTMMRGLSADVYFNIGLVTIIGLAAKNAILIVEFAIKEESEGTDAITAAKNGAQQRLRPILMTSVTFVLGMMPLVLATGAGAASRRAVGTGVMGSMLTATLFGIFFTPLFYVAARRWLSRKKRNREPDDDLSAPEVGNEEPGGGPRDA; encoded by the coding sequence ATGAATCGATTCTTCGTTTCCCGCCCCGTCTTCGCGTGGGTCATCGCACTCTTCACGGTGCTGTTCGGCGGCATTGCGGTGCTGCTTCTGCCGGTCGAACAGTATCCCGATGTCGCGCCACCCTCCCTCAACATTTCGGCCGTGTTCAGCGGTGCCGACGCGCGCACGCTCGAGCGCAGCGTCACGTCGATCATCGAAGACGAGATGAACGGCATCGAAAACTTTCTGTACATGTCGTCGATCAGCCGCTCGAACGGCACCGCGCAGATCACCGTGGTGCTGAAACCCGGCACCAACCTCGACATCGCGCGGACCCAGGTTCAGGACCGCCTGAGCCGGGTCGAACCACGGCTGCCGCTCGAAGTGCGGCAGCTTGGCGTGACCGTCACGAAAGCGTCGACCGGCTTCCTGATGCTACTCGCGCTACAGACCACCGACGGCGCGACCAACGCGGTCGCGATGGGCAACTTCGCGTCGAATAACATCGTCAACGAATTGCGCCGGATCGACGGGGTCGGCGACGTGCAGCTATTCGGCTCGTCGTACGCGATGCGGATCTGGCTCGACCAGCGCAAGCTGACCGGCTTCGGGCTGTCGGCGAGCGAGGTTTTGTCGGCGGTGCAGGAGCAGAACAGTCAGACGGCGGGCGGCGGACTCGGCGACCAGCCCAACGCCGCCGGGTCCGAATTCACCGCACAAATCGTCACGCAAAGCCGCTTCTCGACGCCGGAGCAATTCCGCGAAATCATCGTGCGCGCGAATCCCGACGGCTCGACGGTGCGGCTCGGCGACGTCGCGCGAGTCGAACTCGGCAACGACAGCTACGGCAACCGGCTGACCGTCAACGGCAAGGAGTCGGCGGGTATCGCGATCCAGCTCGCGAGCGGCGCGAACGCGCTGGCCGTCGCCAACGCCGTGCGCGCGCGCATGACCCAACTGCAGCCGACATTCCCGCGCGGCGTCGTCTGGACCGTGCCGTTCGACACCACGCCGTTCATCAACACGTCGGTTCACAGCGTGATCCGCACGATGATCGAAGCGCTGCTGCTCGTCACCGTGGTCGTGTTCCTGTTCCTGCAGGACTGGCGCGCCACGCTGATCCCGACGCTGGTCGTGCCGGTCGCGCTGATCGGCACCTGCGCGGGCTTGTACCTGTTCGGCCTGTCGATCAACATCCTGTCGCTGTTCGGGATGGTGGTCGCGATCGGTATCCTCAACGACGACGCGATCGTCGTGGTCGAAAACGTCGCGCGGATCATGCGCGAAGAGGGGCTCAGTGCGCCGCGCGCGACCGTGAAGGCGGTCGGCCAGATTACCGGCCCGGTGATCGCGAGCACACTGGTGCTGGTCGCGGTGTTCATTCCGATGGCTTTTTTTCCGGGCTCGGTCGGCGGCATTTACCGGCAGTTTTCCGTCACGCTGGCCGTGTCGATCATCCTGTCGACCGTGCTCGCGCTCACGCTCGGCGCAGCGTTATGCGCGGCGCTGCTGCGCAACGAAACGGCTGATCGCGCGGCGCCGAAGAATCTGGCGTCACGAATGCTGCATCGTGTATTCGACGGATTCAATCACGGCCTCGGCGCGAGCACCGACCGCTATATTCGCGGCGTCGATTCGATGCTGAAGCGGCCGCTGCGATGGCTACTCGTTTTTGTCGTCGCGTGCGTGATCACCGGCTTTCTTTTCGTGCGCCTGCCCGGCGGATTTCTGCCGACCGAAGATCAGGGCCACATATTCATCACTTACACCGGCGCGCCTGGGTCCACCGAGGAACGCACACGGCAGGCCGTCGATCAGGTCGAAGCGTTCCTGCGAACCCAGCCGCAGGTTCGCAACGTGGCCTCGGTGACGGGCTTCAGCTTCTTCGGCCAGGGACAATCGGCGGCCTTGTCGTTTGTCGATCTGACGCCGTGGGGCGAGCGTACCGGCGAAGATAACTCGGCGAGCGCGCTGGTTCGCCGTGTCAACGGCGCGGTCCGCCAGATTCCTGAAGCGATCATCTTCGCGCTCGATCCGCCGCCTATTCCGTCCCTCGGCACCGCAACCGGCTTCACGATGAAGATTCAGGATCGCAGCGGCGTGGGCGGCGACGCACTGCAACTGGCCGCGCGGCGAATCATGATCGAGGCATCGCAGAGCAGTATTCTGGCCGGCGTGCGGCCGGAAGGCATGCCCGAGGCGCCGCAACTCTATGTAGAAATCGACCGGGTGAAGGCGCGTGCGCTGGGGCTGCAGATTGGGCAGGTGAACCAGGCGCTGGCGCTGTCGTTCGGCTCGAACTACGTGAACGACTTCGTTTTCGAAGGGAACGTGCTGCGAGTATTCATCCAGGCCGACGCCGCGCAACGAATGCGCGCGGAAGACGTAAGCGCGCTGCGGCTTCGCAATAATCGCGGCGAGATGGTGCCGTTTTCGGCGTTCTCCCGCATTCGCTGGATCTCCGGTCCGCAGCAGCTCGAACGCTATAACGGCTTCCCTTCCGCCACGCTGTCGGGTCAGGCTGCGCCGGGACGGTCGAGCGGCGCGGCGATCGCCGAAATGGAACGCATCGCGTCGCACATATTGACCGGCAATCTCACCTACGAATGGACCGGCACCGCGCTCGAAGAGAAACAGGCGGGCGGCCAGATCGGCTTGCTGCTCGGCTTGTCGCTGGTGGTCGTGTTCCTGCTGCTGGCCGCGCTGTATGAAAGCTGGGCGATTCCGGCCGCGGTGCTGCTGATCATTCCGTTCGGCGTGATCGGCGCGGTATTGCTGACCATGATGCGCGGGCTGTCCGCCGACGTGTACTTCAACATCGGGCTGGTGACCATCATCGGGCTCGCCGCGAAGAACGCGATTCTGATCGTCGAGTTCGCGATCAAGGAGGAATCCGAAGGAACTGACGCGATCACGGCCGCGAAAAACGGCGCGCAACAGCGTCTGCGTCCAATTCTGATGACGAGCGTCACCTTCGTGCTCGGCATGATGCCGCTCGTGCTCGCCACCGGTGCTGGCGCAGCGAGCCGGCGCGCGGTCGGCACCGGCGTGATGGGCAGCATGCTCACCGCGACGCTGTTCGGTATCTTCTTTACACCGCTGTTTTATGTGGCCGCTCGCCGCTGGCTGAGTCGCAAGAAACGCAATCGGGAACCCGACGACGATCTGTCCGCGCCCGAAGTGGGTAACGAAGAACCAGGCGGAGGGCCACGCGATGCGTAA
- a CDS encoding phospholipase A has product MSRLKKDSIPVVSERGSRLSRLSISLGVLMLCAGYPVYGVAGVSVLRPPREAVSSKPLEVTIVYSGDQPDGTEVNVPAELNVAISNTDITPKPLALTRESGAPDHLKLANGELKAIRYSGQWPDWARGAMKIDVPGLDVSPSFVLLTRPPHSAKPEALASAGSTQGDVSAATTVPQAPVTAASLSAGSAAAKSSGPDLNSFLVSRLSTFEPMYFADGSNGENLAKFQLSFKFRMVIPDDPRSRGFVDNLYFGYTQTSLWDLGEYSAPFRDTSYMPQLFYYLSDTGWKSSWFSKMGIMAGYEHESNGRDGPESRGIDIFFVRPTWDFGDVDTYHLTVSPKVYFYAHIAGENHDIADYRGYMDLLIKYGSNDGWQLATTLRKGMKSTYGSVDTQFTYPLSKLINSRWGGFLWVGFFTGYGEDILDYNQHRWIARIGYSVAR; this is encoded by the coding sequence ATGTCTCGGTTAAAGAAGGACAGCATTCCGGTAGTCAGCGAACGCGGCTCGCGTTTATCCCGGTTATCTATAAGCCTTGGCGTTCTGATGCTTTGCGCGGGTTATCCCGTCTATGGTGTCGCGGGCGTTTCGGTATTGCGTCCGCCGCGCGAAGCGGTCTCCAGCAAACCGCTTGAAGTGACAATCGTTTATTCCGGCGATCAACCGGACGGCACCGAAGTCAACGTTCCTGCAGAGCTGAACGTCGCAATCAGTAATACTGACATCACGCCCAAACCATTGGCGCTCACACGCGAAAGCGGCGCGCCAGATCACCTCAAGCTGGCAAACGGCGAACTCAAAGCGATCCGCTACAGCGGTCAATGGCCCGACTGGGCGCGCGGCGCGATGAAAATCGATGTGCCCGGACTCGACGTGTCACCGTCTTTTGTCCTGCTCACGCGGCCGCCCCACTCCGCGAAACCAGAAGCACTGGCTTCTGCGGGAAGCACGCAGGGCGATGTGTCGGCCGCAACAACAGTGCCTCAGGCGCCGGTCACAGCGGCTTCGCTTTCCGCCGGTTCCGCTGCGGCGAAATCGTCGGGACCGGACCTGAACAGCTTCCTCGTCAGCCGTCTCTCTACTTTCGAACCCATGTATTTTGCCGATGGCTCGAATGGAGAAAATCTCGCGAAATTCCAGTTGAGCTTCAAATTCCGGATGGTCATACCGGATGATCCGAGATCGCGTGGCTTCGTCGACAACCTGTATTTTGGTTATACGCAGACCTCTTTGTGGGATCTCGGCGAGTACTCCGCGCCTTTCCGCGACACGAGCTACATGCCTCAGTTGTTCTACTACCTGTCAGACACTGGCTGGAAGAGTTCGTGGTTCAGCAAGATGGGAATCATGGCCGGTTACGAGCACGAATCGAACGGCCGCGATGGTCCCGAATCGCGCGGTATCGACATATTTTTTGTGCGCCCGACATGGGACTTCGGCGATGTGGATACGTACCATCTGACTGTCTCGCCGAAGGTCTACTTCTATGCTCACATCGCCGGCGAGAATCACGACATTGCCGACTATCGCGGCTATATGGACCTGCTGATCAAGTACGGCAGCAACGACGGCTGGCAACTCGCTACGACCTTGAGAAAGGGGATGAAGTCCACGTACGGCAGTGTCGACACGCAATTCACCTATCCATTGTCGAAGCTGATCAACAGCCGGTGGGGCGGCTTCCTGTGGGTCGGGTTCTTTACCGGCTACGGCGAAGACATTCTCGATTACAACCAGCACCGCTGGATCGCGCGAATCGGTTATAGCGTTGCACGTTAA
- a CDS encoding acyl-homoserine-lactone synthase yields the protein MQTAIRIGMRQEFDNSDINEMYRLRARVFHGRLGWEIPTIAGMEIDGYDALGPYYMLIQGEGGKLRGCWRLMPTEGPNMLKDTFPQLLHGAQAPVGRHIWELSRFAIETGGEEQSFGFTDMTIHAIQEVMLFAKRMGITDYVTVTTTPIERLLRRTGIDISRLGAPLQIGVERAVALNVAVSPKTMTSLFGPIAVAA from the coding sequence ATGCAAACAGCAATCCGGATTGGAATGCGTCAGGAATTCGATAACTCGGACATCAACGAGATGTACCGGCTACGGGCCCGGGTGTTTCACGGGCGGCTCGGCTGGGAAATCCCGACCATCGCGGGCATGGAAATCGACGGATATGACGCGCTCGGCCCCTATTACATGCTGATACAGGGCGAAGGCGGAAAGTTACGCGGATGTTGGCGCCTGATGCCGACAGAAGGCCCAAACATGCTGAAGGACACGTTTCCGCAATTGCTGCATGGCGCGCAGGCCCCGGTCGGGCGGCACATCTGGGAATTGAGCCGTTTTGCGATCGAAACGGGCGGCGAGGAACAGTCTTTCGGCTTCACGGACATGACGATTCACGCGATCCAGGAAGTCATGTTGTTCGCAAAGCGTATGGGCATCACCGACTACGTCACCGTGACGACCACGCCGATCGAACGATTGCTGCGTAGAACCGGCATCGACATCAGCCGCCTCGGAGCGCCGTTGCAGATCGGCGTCGAGCGGGCGGTTGCGCTAAATGTCGCGGTGAGTCCGAAGACGATGACCTCGTTGTTCGGACCGATAGCAGTCGCAGCTTAA
- a CDS encoding efflux transporter outer membrane subunit, with protein MRKRLLIPLVCGMLAACNFAPPYRQPDLPVADHFDTFPTGSLEQAHLAKEVDWDTFFADPQLKLLISTALQRNRDLVASTARIEQARAFYRIQNAARLPQVNVNGSATRTKAPLGSIDPEFDNTDVSVQFNQYNVQAAVATFELDFWGRVRNLSESARRQYLATVEAQRAFRLSLIGNVAATYYAIRSGEEGIELAERTVASRQYALDVAKLRLDAGVTSSVDYEQAAILVTQAQTQLAELQRTTAQQRNQLTVLIGGPLDNELPHASSIADAAQFGALDAGLPSALLVNRPDILQAEQQLRAADADIGAARADFFPRISLTGSFGYVSSELSDFFVPGKQAWSMGAIIGMPIFDAGQRSAQLAQARARHDELVATYQRTVQTAFREVSDALVARQRYTEQIAAQEHAIEAQRLLAETAELRYENGISIYLEVVDARRSLFAAEQQLIQLRATALQNGVSLYVALGGGPDSP; from the coding sequence ATGCGTAAGCGTCTGCTGATTCCGCTCGTCTGCGGCATGCTGGCCGCGTGCAATTTCGCGCCGCCGTATCGTCAGCCCGATCTGCCGGTGGCCGATCATTTCGACACGTTTCCTACCGGGAGTCTCGAACAGGCGCATCTCGCGAAAGAGGTCGACTGGGACACGTTTTTCGCGGATCCACAACTGAAGTTGCTGATCTCGACAGCATTACAACGCAACCGCGATCTCGTGGCATCGACGGCGCGTATCGAACAGGCCCGCGCGTTTTATCGCATCCAGAATGCTGCACGCCTGCCGCAAGTGAACGTGAACGGCAGCGCTACGCGCACGAAAGCGCCGCTCGGCTCGATCGATCCCGAATTCGACAATACCGACGTGTCGGTTCAATTCAATCAGTACAACGTGCAGGCTGCCGTCGCCACATTCGAGCTGGATTTCTGGGGACGTGTCCGCAATCTGAGCGAAAGCGCGCGCCGTCAATATCTGGCTACGGTAGAAGCCCAGCGTGCATTCCGCTTATCGCTGATCGGCAATGTGGCCGCGACCTACTACGCGATCCGGTCGGGAGAAGAAGGCATCGAGCTGGCCGAGCGGACCGTTGCAAGCCGCCAGTACGCGCTGGATGTCGCGAAGCTTCGTCTCGATGCGGGCGTCACGTCGTCGGTCGATTATGAGCAGGCCGCCATTCTCGTCACGCAGGCGCAGACCCAGCTTGCGGAATTGCAGAGAACCACCGCGCAGCAGAGGAATCAACTGACGGTTCTTATCGGCGGCCCGTTGGACAATGAATTGCCGCACGCGTCGTCGATTGCGGATGCCGCGCAATTCGGTGCATTGGACGCTGGCCTGCCCTCCGCGCTACTCGTCAATCGGCCGGACATTCTGCAGGCCGAACAGCAACTGCGTGCCGCCGACGCCGACATCGGTGCTGCGCGCGCCGACTTCTTTCCGCGCATTTCGCTGACGGGCAGCTTCGGCTATGTGTCGTCGGAACTCAGCGACTTTTTTGTGCCGGGAAAACAGGCATGGTCGATGGGCGCAATTATCGGCATGCCGATTTTCGATGCGGGTCAGCGTTCGGCTCAACTCGCTCAGGCACGCGCGCGCCACGACGAACTGGTGGCGACTTATCAGCGCACCGTGCAGACGGCGTTTCGCGAAGTATCCGATGCTCTGGTTGCACGGCAGCGCTATACGGAACAGATTGCCGCGCAGGAGCACGCTATCGAAGCGCAGCGTTTGCTCGCGGAAACCGCCGAGCTGCGCTACGAAAATGGCATCTCGATCTACCTGGAAGTCGTCGATGCACGCCGCAGTCTTTTCGCCGCCGAACAGCAATTGATCCAGCTTCGCGCGACGGCATTGCAGAACGGCGTATCGCTTTACGTCGCGCTAGGCGGTGGACCCGATTCGCCGTAA
- a CDS encoding Do family serine endopeptidase, with the protein MATKKQWRGSAAACVVLALAGGYAISHRGAEASASDVHSDHVAVSAPTATAGARASTPDFSGIVSTYGAAVVHIGASHAASRDENGESSGGGEALGSGFIISQDGYVLTNNHVVDGADKVTVKLTDGREFRAQVIGTDKTSDVAVLKIGASNLPTVKIGDPANSKVGEWVVAIGSPYGFDNTVTSGIISAKSRTFSDDSPIPFIQTDVPVNPGNSGGPLFNLNGEVIGINSMIYSRTGGFQGLSFAIPIDAAMHVKDQLVSTGHVSRGRIGVGVQPVTEERAKSLGLDTTRGALVGSIDPSGPAQAGGLHQGDVIVGVNGVRIDSTRDLIAQVSQLAPGTTATINVWRNGGEHKLAVTVGEQSAQVASAEPRMQRNPDQGQGRSQDQSRPRLGVAVRPLTADERQEASLPGGVVVQQATGPAAAAGIQAGDIIVAVDGTVIRNVQQLKQIISQADDSVSVTVVRDGEQASVSVNLG; encoded by the coding sequence ATGGCCACTAAAAAACAATGGCGCGGTAGCGCTGCCGCTTGCGTCGTGCTCGCGCTCGCAGGTGGCTATGCGATTAGCCACCGCGGCGCCGAAGCATCGGCGAGCGATGTTCACAGCGATCACGTCGCCGTGAGCGCCCCCACCGCAACCGCTGGCGCGCGCGCGTCCACCCCGGACTTCTCCGGCATTGTGTCTACCTATGGGGCTGCGGTGGTGCACATCGGCGCAAGCCATGCGGCTTCCCGCGACGAAAACGGCGAAAGCAGCGGCGGCGGAGAGGCTCTCGGCTCGGGGTTCATCATTAGCCAGGACGGGTATGTCCTGACGAACAATCACGTTGTCGATGGCGCCGACAAAGTGACCGTCAAGCTGACGGATGGCCGTGAATTCCGCGCCCAGGTGATCGGCACGGACAAAACGTCCGACGTCGCGGTGCTGAAAATCGGCGCGTCGAATCTGCCGACCGTGAAGATCGGCGATCCTGCCAATAGCAAGGTCGGCGAGTGGGTGGTCGCAATCGGCTCGCCGTACGGCTTCGACAACACGGTGACGTCCGGCATCATCAGCGCGAAGTCCCGCACGTTTTCGGACGATAGCCCGATCCCGTTCATTCAAACGGACGTGCCCGTCAATCCGGGCAATTCGGGCGGCCCGCTGTTCAATCTGAACGGCGAAGTCATCGGCATTAATTCGATGATCTATTCGCGCACGGGTGGTTTCCAGGGGCTGTCGTTCGCCATCCCGATCGATGCGGCGATGCACGTGAAAGACCAGCTCGTCAGCACCGGGCACGTGAGCCGTGGCCGGATCGGCGTGGGCGTGCAGCCCGTTACCGAAGAACGGGCGAAGTCGCTCGGCCTTGATACGACGCGTGGGGCGCTGGTCGGCTCGATTGACCCGAGCGGTCCCGCACAGGCGGGCGGGTTGCACCAGGGCGATGTGATCGTCGGCGTGAATGGCGTGCGGATCGACAGCACGCGCGATCTCATTGCGCAGGTTTCGCAACTCGCGCCCGGAACGACCGCGACGATCAACGTATGGCGTAACGGCGGCGAGCATAAGCTTGCGGTGACGGTGGGTGAGCAGTCTGCTCAGGTCGCGTCCGCCGAGCCGCGTATGCAGCGGAACCCGGATCAAGGCCAGGGCCGAAGCCAGGACCAGTCGCGCCCGCGCCTCGGCGTCGCGGTACGGCCGCTGACGGCGGACGAACGGCAGGAAGCGTCGCTGCCCGGCGGCGTGGTCGTGCAACAGGCCACCGGTCCTGCTGCAGCAGCAGGCATTCAGGCTGGCGACATCATCGTCGCAGTCGACGGCACCGTGATTCGCAACGTCCAGCAACTGAAGCAGATCATTTCGCAGGCCGACGACAGCGTATCCGTCACCGTGGTTCGTGATGGCGAGCAAGCCTCGGTCTCCGTCAATCTCGGCTGA